The following coding sequences are from one Nicotiana tomentosiformis chromosome 3, ASM39032v3, whole genome shotgun sequence window:
- the LOC138907284 gene encoding uncharacterized protein, with product MAGTAFSAHIKDLVTEVLHQTNYLKWVHLIQLVIEMYDLFGHIDGSESHLPEFNVSSDVADAWITLKNYFFHQSTAREMQYKHQLHTIKKEDLSTDAYMSKIQELADCLHSIGRCVNDSELVRCDLNGLPLSYDSFVIMASHMSPAPRHSELWMMLLTH from the exons ATGGCTGGGACTGCTTTTTCTGCGCATATTAAGGATCTTGTTACTGAAGTTTTACATCAAACTAATTATCTTAAATGGGTACATCTCATTCAACTTGTTATTGAGATGTATGATTTGTTTGGTCACATTGATGGTTCTGAATCACATCTTCCTGAATTTAATGTTTCTTCCGATG TTGCAGATGCTTGGATCAcattaaaaaattactttttccaTCAATCCACAGCGAGAGAAATGCAGTACAAGCATCAATTACATACAATCAAAAAAGAAGATCTCTCTACAGATGCTTATATGTCTAAGATTCAGGAATTAGCTGATTGCCTCCACTCTATTGGTCGTTGTGTTAATGACTCTGAATTGGTTCGATGTGATCTGAATGGACTTCCGTTGTCTTATGACTCCTTTGTGATCATGGCCTCGCACATGAGTCCTGCTCCTCGACATTCTGAGTTGTGGATGATGCTTCTTACTCATTAG